Proteins co-encoded in one Halorussus vallis genomic window:
- a CDS encoding FlaD/FlaE family flagellar protein: MPTEPGTYDLRDLRRIADPNRETPAEFEDGIDLPASPQEVLRHTQRDELVRLQSQLAASGGLPEKPYLDGLPDSYGTEVVVFEWLDFLINKAGFEKTGNALSYYEEVGWITERTRQGLREYMRGFSEVESFDPDQPGPADLDADDHVLSLVYIARLSSV, encoded by the coding sequence ATGCCGACCGAGCCCGGAACCTACGACCTGCGAGATTTGCGCCGCATCGCCGACCCGAACCGGGAGACGCCGGCGGAGTTCGAGGACGGAATCGACCTCCCCGCGTCGCCCCAGGAGGTCCTGAGACACACCCAGCGCGACGAACTGGTCCGCCTCCAGTCCCAACTCGCCGCCTCGGGCGGCCTGCCCGAGAAGCCGTATCTCGACGGACTACCCGACAGCTACGGCACGGAGGTCGTCGTCTTCGAGTGGCTCGACTTCCTCATCAACAAGGCGGGCTTCGAGAAGACCGGCAACGCGCTGTCGTACTACGAGGAGGTCGGCTGGATCACCGAGCGAACTCGCCAGGGCCTCCGGGAGTACATGCGCGGCTTCTCTGAGGTCGAGAGCTTCGACCCCGACCAGCCGGGTCCCGCCGACCTGGACGCCGACGACCACGTGCTGAGTCTGGTCTACATCGCGCGTCTCTCCTCCGTCTGA
- a CDS encoding YHS domain-containing protein — protein MAECPVCGMDVETTSPEETDYRDESFSPAQVEYEGETYEFCGEEHREAFEADPDEYV, from the coding sequence ATGGCGGAGTGTCCCGTCTGCGGCATGGACGTGGAGACGACTAGCCCCGAGGAAACCGACTACCGCGACGAGAGCTTCTCGCCCGCGCAGGTCGAGTACGAGGGCGAAACCTACGAGTTCTGCGGCGAGGAACACCGCGAGGCGTTCGAGGCCGACCCCGACGAGTACGTCTGA
- a CDS encoding dihydrolipoyl dehydrogenase family protein, whose product MTTHVVIVGAYGSAGVAVARTLADAEDVRLTLIDDGEPGGGLCILRGCMPSKEVLSAAEHRFQARHDDRLEGAPEVDLEAVVATKERHVENFAEHRRAAVRDLAARENVEFVHRRARFVDDRTVAVGDREIEADYVVVATGSTVNVPDLPGLDEVDYSTSADVLDATEFPDSGVVMGFGYVGLELVPYLSEAAGMDLTVIEHDDYPLDEADEPFRKRLLELYREEFGVTVLTDTVERSVEPLGGGDGGVGLRVERDGESWTVEADELFLFTGRRPAVDDIGLEHTALDPGHGWVRDTMQARDHDRVFVVGDANGHEPILHVAKEQGALAAENVLAHREGEDLRPYRNVHHHVVFSGVSVYPFARVGVSEEAVAAEDRDYVAVTRPAGEDGVFTTKAVPEGLAKLVVDADDGTVLGYQGLHYHADAMAKTMQVIVENEMDVREVPDRAYHPTTPEILDGLFRQAKAELDERA is encoded by the coding sequence ATGACCACACACGTCGTCATCGTCGGGGCCTACGGGAGCGCCGGGGTCGCGGTCGCCCGGACGCTGGCCGACGCCGAGGACGTGAGACTCACGCTCATCGACGACGGCGAACCTGGGGGCGGCCTCTGCATCCTCCGCGGGTGCATGCCGTCGAAGGAGGTGCTGTCGGCGGCCGAACACCGCTTCCAGGCGCGTCACGACGACCGCCTGGAGGGCGCGCCGGAGGTCGACCTGGAAGCAGTCGTCGCGACCAAGGAGCGCCACGTCGAGAACTTCGCCGAGCACCGCCGGGCGGCGGTCCGGGACCTCGCGGCGCGCGAGAACGTCGAGTTCGTCCACCGACGGGCGCGGTTCGTCGACGACCGCACCGTCGCGGTCGGCGACCGGGAAATCGAGGCCGACTACGTCGTCGTCGCCACGGGGTCGACCGTCAACGTCCCGGACCTCCCCGGCCTCGACGAGGTCGACTACTCGACCAGCGCCGACGTGCTCGACGCGACCGAGTTCCCCGACTCGGGCGTCGTGATGGGGTTCGGCTACGTCGGCCTCGAACTGGTGCCGTACCTCAGCGAGGCCGCCGGGATGGACCTCACCGTCATCGAACACGACGACTACCCGCTGGACGAGGCCGACGAACCGTTCCGGAAGCGATTGCTGGAACTCTACCGGGAGGAGTTCGGCGTGACCGTCCTCACCGACACCGTCGAGCGGTCGGTCGAACCGCTCGGCGGGGGCGACGGCGGGGTCGGCCTCCGCGTCGAGCGCGACGGAGAGAGTTGGACGGTCGAGGCCGACGAACTGTTCCTGTTCACGGGACGGCGGCCCGCCGTCGACGACATCGGACTGGAGCACACGGCGCTCGACCCAGGTCACGGCTGGGTCCGGGACACGATGCAGGCCCGCGACCACGACCGCGTCTTCGTCGTCGGCGACGCCAACGGTCACGAGCCGATTCTGCACGTCGCCAAGGAACAGGGGGCCCTGGCGGCCGAGAACGTGCTGGCCCACCGCGAGGGTGAGGACCTCCGGCCGTACCGCAACGTCCACCACCACGTCGTCTTCTCCGGGGTGAGCGTCTACCCCTTCGCCCGGGTCGGCGTCTCGGAGGAGGCGGTGGCGGCGGAGGACCGCGACTACGTCGCGGTCACGCGCCCGGCCGGCGAGGACGGCGTGTTCACCACCAAGGCGGTGCCCGAGGGGCTGGCGAAACTGGTGGTCGACGCCGACGACGGGACGGTGCTGGGCTACCAGGGCCTGCACTACCACGCCGATGCGATGGCCAAGACGATGCAGGTGATCGTCGAGAACGAGATGGACGTCCGCGAGGTGCCCGACCGGGCGTACCATCCGACGACGCCGGAGATTCTCGACGGCCTGTTCCGGCAGGCGAAGGCGGAGTTGGACGAGCGAGCGTAG
- the kdgK1 gene encoding bifunctional 2-dehydro-3-deoxygluconokinase/2-dehydro-3-deoxygalactonokinase: MTDIVTFGETMLRLSPPNGERLETTDELEFRAAGAESNVAVAAARLGADATWLSKLPDSPLGRRVVAGLRRHGVATDVVWSDEGRQGTYYLEHGGAPRGTNVIYDRTGAAVTTAEFGELPVERVRDADFFYTCGITPALSDTLEATTADLLAAAREAGTTTAFDVNYRSKLWSPEEAREVLESLFADIDVLVTAERDAREVLAREGDAEEIATELAEEFDFETVVVTRGEDGALARNDGRTYEQGAFETETLDPIGTGDAFVGAYLVRRHAGDDVPAALEYAAATAALKRTIPGDVAVVTPEEVERVVSEAGGEISR, translated from the coding sequence ATGACCGACATCGTGACGTTCGGGGAGACGATGCTCCGACTCTCTCCGCCGAACGGCGAGCGACTGGAGACGACCGACGAACTGGAGTTCCGGGCGGCGGGCGCGGAGAGCAACGTCGCGGTCGCGGCCGCCAGACTCGGCGCCGACGCGACGTGGCTGTCGAAGCTTCCGGACTCGCCGTTGGGTCGGCGGGTCGTCGCGGGCCTGCGCCGCCACGGCGTCGCGACCGACGTGGTGTGGAGCGACGAGGGCCGCCAGGGCACCTACTACCTCGAACACGGCGGCGCGCCGCGGGGGACGAACGTCATCTACGACCGGACCGGCGCGGCGGTCACGACCGCCGAGTTCGGCGAGTTGCCGGTCGAGCGCGTCCGCGACGCCGACTTCTTCTACACCTGCGGCATCACGCCCGCGCTCTCGGACACCCTCGAAGCGACCACGGCCGACCTGCTGGCGGCGGCCCGGGAGGCCGGGACGACCACCGCGTTCGACGTGAACTATCGCTCGAAGCTCTGGAGCCCCGAAGAGGCCCGCGAGGTCCTCGAATCGCTGTTCGCCGACATCGACGTGCTGGTCACGGCCGAGCGCGACGCCCGCGAGGTGCTGGCGCGCGAGGGCGACGCCGAGGAGATCGCGACGGAACTCGCCGAGGAGTTCGACTTCGAGACGGTCGTCGTCACCCGGGGCGAGGACGGAGCGCTGGCCCGCAACGACGGCCGAACCTACGAGCAGGGCGCGTTCGAAACCGAGACGCTCGACCCCATCGGCACCGGCGACGCCTTCGTCGGGGCCTACCTCGTCCGGCGGCACGCGGGCGACGACGTCCCCGCCGCGCTCGAATACGCCGCGGCGACCGCGGCACTCAAGCGGACGATTCCGGGCGACGTGGCGGTCGTCACCCCCGAGGAGGTCGAGCGCGTCGTCTCCGAGGCGGGCGGCGAAATCTCGCGGTAG
- a CDS encoding SIR2 family NAD-dependent protein deacylase: protein MDELDDAARALREADAAAALTGAGVSVPSGIPPFRGENGVWNEYDPDAFDVRRLRAEPGPFWEDWLELRADLLDADVAPNAAHDALASLARSGHLDAVITQNIDGLHGDADTGDVVELHGNGTRASCRRCDRTVPAEAVRNRAQDGELPPLCSECGGVLEPDAVLFGERLPVAELSRAEDLAEESDVFLVAGSSLTVQPAASLPARAARTGATVILVNLDETPHDSRADYVFREDVTEVLPALEAAVMG, encoded by the coding sequence ATGGACGAACTCGACGATGCGGCCCGGGCGCTCCGCGAGGCGGACGCTGCGGCCGCGCTCACCGGGGCCGGCGTGAGCGTCCCGTCCGGAATCCCGCCGTTCCGCGGCGAAAACGGCGTCTGGAACGAGTACGACCCCGACGCTTTCGACGTGCGCCGACTCCGCGCCGAACCCGGACCGTTCTGGGAGGACTGGCTGGAACTTCGGGCCGACCTGCTCGACGCCGACGTCGCGCCGAACGCCGCCCACGACGCGCTCGCGTCGCTCGCGCGGTCCGGCCACCTCGACGCCGTCATCACCCAGAACATCGACGGCCTCCACGGCGACGCCGACACCGGGGACGTCGTGGAACTCCACGGAAACGGGACCCGGGCGTCCTGCCGGCGGTGCGACCGAACGGTGCCGGCCGAGGCGGTCCGGAATCGGGCGCAGGACGGCGAACTCCCGCCGCTGTGTTCGGAGTGCGGCGGCGTCCTCGAACCCGACGCCGTGCTGTTCGGCGAGCGCCTCCCGGTGGCCGAACTCTCTCGGGCGGAGGACCTCGCGGAGGAGAGCGACGTCTTCCTGGTCGCGGGGTCGTCGCTCACGGTCCAACCCGCCGCGTCGCTTCCGGCGCGCGCGGCCCGCACCGGCGCGACGGTGATACTGGTGAACCTCGACGAGACGCCCCACGACTCGCGGGCCGACTACGTCTTCCGCGAGGACGTCACCGAGGTACTGCCGGCGCTCGAAGCCGCGGTGATGGGGTAG
- the mutL gene encoding DNA mismatch repair endonuclease MutL produces the protein MTTESDRITKLDDDTVRKIAAGEVVERPASVVKELVENSLDADADRIDVAVEAGGTERIAVSDDGVGMSEADVRAAVREHTTSKIADVDDLEAGVATLGFRGEALHTIGAVSRTTVTTKPRDADGNGGADDRATELRLEGGEVASVGPAGRPAGTTVEVADLFYNTPARRKYLKTTATEFSRVNAAVTRYALANPDVAVSLTHDDREVFATDGRGDLRAAMLSVYGREVATSMIEVEGGASGGEIGVTGHVSDPETTRASHEYVSTYVNGRYVRSAALREALLDAYGGQLSTERYPFAVLFVDVPAGSVDVNVHPRKMEVRFGDESAVREAVETAVSDALLDHGLVRSSAPRGRSAPDEARVEPASDVGARDSDGPDASEQTELTPDADAPDRSEQSTLDANEGAAAAGDETAVSDAETSGEAASTEATTTGSRATSTPSRTTTANARTPQTETDRESTTTSANRPKVKDGRESTTRTADAEAATERDHDAASAAAGTDEPAADTSERDSATGADTARKFDAPTETATLSGEATETPEFETLPRMRILGQLRDTYLVAETPDGLVLVDQHAADERVNYERLAAAFADDTTTQMLAQPVDLELTAGEAAVFDEYREALETLGFRAERAGQREVTVRTVPTVLDATLDPELLRDALGEFVSTDPDSRGGTVEAVADDLLADLACYPSITGNTSLREGSVVELLAALDDCENPYACPHGRPVLVEFGEREIEDRFERDYPGHAGRRAEE, from the coding sequence ATGACGACCGAGAGCGACCGAATCACGAAACTCGACGACGACACCGTGCGCAAGATAGCCGCGGGCGAGGTCGTCGAGCGGCCCGCCTCGGTCGTGAAGGAACTGGTCGAGAACAGCCTCGACGCCGACGCCGACCGCATCGACGTGGCCGTCGAGGCGGGCGGCACCGAGCGAATCGCCGTGAGCGACGACGGCGTCGGGATGAGCGAGGCCGACGTCCGGGCCGCGGTGCGCGAACACACCACGTCCAAGATAGCCGACGTCGACGACCTCGAAGCCGGCGTCGCCACGCTCGGCTTCCGGGGCGAGGCGCTCCACACCATCGGCGCCGTCTCCCGGACCACGGTCACCACGAAGCCCCGAGACGCAGACGGGAACGGGGGAGCCGACGACCGCGCGACCGAACTCCGCCTCGAAGGCGGCGAGGTCGCGTCGGTCGGCCCGGCGGGCCGACCGGCCGGCACGACGGTCGAGGTCGCGGACCTCTTCTACAACACCCCCGCGCGCCGGAAGTACCTCAAGACGACCGCGACCGAGTTCTCGCGCGTCAACGCGGCCGTGACGCGCTACGCGCTGGCCAACCCCGACGTGGCGGTGTCGCTGACCCACGACGACCGAGAGGTGTTCGCCACCGACGGCCGGGGCGACCTCCGAGCGGCGATGCTGTCGGTGTACGGCCGCGAGGTGGCGACGTCGATGATCGAAGTGGAGGGAGGCGCGTCCGGGGGCGAAATCGGCGTCACGGGCCACGTCAGCGACCCTGAGACGACCCGGGCCAGCCACGAATACGTCTCGACCTACGTCAACGGCCGGTACGTGCGCTCGGCCGCGCTCCGGGAGGCGCTGCTCGACGCCTACGGCGGCCAGCTATCGACCGAACGCTACCCCTTCGCGGTGCTGTTCGTCGACGTGCCGGCCGGTTCGGTCGACGTCAACGTCCACCCCAGAAAGATGGAGGTCCGGTTCGGCGACGAGTCGGCGGTCCGCGAGGCGGTTGAAACCGCCGTCTCGGATGCGCTGCTCGACCACGGCCTCGTGCGCTCGAGCGCGCCTCGCGGGCGCTCCGCGCCCGACGAGGCGCGCGTGGAACCGGCGTCGGACGTCGGCGCGCGCGATTCGGACGGCCCGGACGCGAGCGAGCAGACCGAGTTGACGCCGGACGCGGACGCCCCCGACCGGAGCGAGCAGTCGACGCTCGACGCGAACGAGGGTGCCGCCGCAGCGGGAGACGAAACCGCGGTGAGCGACGCCGAGACGAGTGGAGAGGCGGCGAGTACCGAGGCGACGACCACCGGGTCGCGAGCGACGAGCACCCCGTCACGGACGACGACTGCAAACGCGAGAACCCCGCAGACGGAAACCGACCGCGAGTCGACGACGACCTCGGCGAATCGCCCGAAGGTGAAGGACGGACGCGAGTCGACGACTCGAACCGCGGACGCCGAGGCGGCGACGGAGCGCGATCACGACGCCGCCTCGGCGGCGGCGGGAACCGACGAACCCGCGGCCGACACTTCGGAGCGGGATTCGGCGACCGGCGCCGACACGGCCCGGAAGTTCGACGCGCCGACCGAAACCGCGACGCTCTCCGGCGAGGCGACCGAAACCCCCGAGTTCGAGACGCTCCCCCGGATGCGCATCCTCGGGCAGTTGCGCGACACCTACTTGGTCGCCGAGACGCCCGACGGCCTCGTGCTGGTCGACCAGCACGCCGCCGACGAGCGGGTCAACTACGAGCGACTCGCGGCGGCGTTCGCCGACGACACGACCACCCAGATGCTCGCCCAACCGGTCGACCTCGAACTCACCGCGGGCGAGGCGGCCGTCTTCGACGAGTACCGCGAGGCGCTCGAGACGCTGGGATTCAGGGCGGAGCGGGCCGGACAACGCGAAGTGACGGTCCGGACCGTTCCGACAGTGCTCGACGCGACGCTCGACCCCGAACTGCTCCGGGACGCACTGGGCGAGTTCGTCTCGACCGACCCCGACTCACGCGGCGGGACGGTCGAGGCGGTGGCCGACGACCTGCTGGCCGACCTCGCGTGCTACCCCTCCATCACGGGCAACACGTCGCTCCGGGAGGGGTCGGTGGTCGAACTGCTCGCGGCGCTCGACGACTGCGAGAACCCCTACGCCTGCCCCCACGGCCGGCCCGTGCTGGTGGAGTTCGGCGAGCGCGAGATAGAGGACCGCTTCGAGCGCGACTACCCGGGTCACGCCGGACGGCGCGCCGAGGAATAG
- a CDS encoding ABC transporter permease subunit, with protein MSRTDVFRRDLRSVYRSRTGTAVSAIVALATVVAAGLFALSSDVTALAGVGALLTVGAIVALVFLGNPKQIAGVVVAFTVLAVALTLALSDPQSARYRPPMALAVVTVGSALSFLLPLVCLVGSYAALVGESETGSVRFLLGLPNSRDDAYLGKYRSRATIVVVPLVVCLALTGVIVAATFRDGSFLGMMGLTLVSIPYALLFVGIGLSASAYSDTSNRAVAVALAAFVALRVGWPGLQFVLLQGVRDRFSRPEWYYWIGRINPINAYVKLTTLFADVGGGHPLISTPYEPISSVALGYPFAAVVLLVWTALAPLAGLLYFRKRDLL; from the coding sequence GTGAGCCGAACCGACGTGTTCCGCCGGGACCTCCGGAGCGTCTACCGCTCGCGGACCGGAACCGCGGTCAGCGCCATCGTCGCGCTCGCCACCGTGGTCGCGGCGGGCCTGTTCGCGCTCTCGTCGGACGTGACGGCGCTCGCGGGCGTCGGCGCGCTGCTCACCGTGGGCGCCATCGTCGCGCTCGTCTTCCTGGGCAACCCGAAGCAGATCGCCGGCGTGGTCGTGGCGTTCACCGTGCTCGCGGTCGCGCTGACGCTCGCGCTGTCCGACCCCCAGTCGGCGCGCTACCGGCCGCCGATGGCGCTGGCGGTGGTCACCGTCGGGTCGGCGCTGTCGTTCCTGCTCCCGCTGGTCTGTCTGGTCGGAAGCTACGCCGCGCTGGTCGGCGAGTCCGAGACGGGGAGCGTCCGGTTCCTGCTCGGCCTGCCGAACTCCCGGGACGACGCCTACCTCGGTAAGTACCGCTCGCGGGCGACCATCGTGGTCGTCCCGCTGGTCGTCTGTCTGGCGCTCACGGGCGTCATCGTCGCGGCCACCTTCCGGGACGGCTCGTTCCTCGGGATGATGGGGCTGACGCTCGTCTCGATTCCTTACGCGCTGTTGTTCGTCGGCATCGGCCTCTCGGCGTCGGCGTACTCCGACACCTCCAACCGGGCGGTCGCGGTCGCCCTCGCGGCGTTCGTCGCGCTCAGGGTCGGCTGGCCCGGCCTCCAGTTCGTGCTCTTGCAGGGCGTCCGGGACCGGTTCTCCCGGCCGGAGTGGTACTACTGGATCGGTCGGATCAACCCCATCAACGCCTACGTGAAGCTTACGACGCTGTTCGCGGACGTCGGCGGCGGCCACCCGCTCATCTCGACGCCCTACGAACCGATTTCGTCGGTGGCGCTCGGCTACCCGTTCGCGGCCGTCGTGCTACTGGTGTGGACCGCGCTCGCGCCGCTGGCCGGTCTGCTCTACTTCCGGAAGCGCGACCTGCTGTAG
- a CDS encoding ABC transporter ATP-binding protein: MSVIEIDNLTKRFEGVTAVDGLSLSVEEGEVFGFLGPNGAGKSTTINAMLDFTKPTAGSVSVFGHDAHRDSVAIRRRAGLLLEGYGAYPRLTGREHVEHAIATKDADDDPDELLERVGLSDAAHRRAGGYSKGMRQRMALAVALVGDPDLLVFDEPSTGLDPNGARTLREVVQSEADRGATVFFSSHILEQVDAVADRIGILLDGSLAAVGGVEELRRELGAGTTLSVWVSAVSDPLLADLRELDGVREVTPRHGQIEIACDGDGETKLRALNAVAEAGVFDNFEVRDASLSDVFSKYTEGRA; encoded by the coding sequence ATGTCAGTAATAGAGATAGATAACCTCACCAAACGGTTCGAGGGCGTCACGGCCGTCGACGGCCTCTCGCTCTCGGTCGAGGAGGGCGAGGTGTTCGGCTTCCTTGGCCCGAACGGCGCGGGCAAGTCCACGACCATCAACGCGATGCTCGACTTCACGAAACCGACCGCCGGGTCGGTCTCCGTGTTCGGTCACGACGCCCACCGCGACTCGGTCGCCATCCGGCGACGGGCCGGCCTCCTGCTGGAGGGGTACGGCGCGTACCCCCGACTCACCGGCCGCGAGCACGTCGAGCACGCCATCGCCACGAAGGACGCCGACGACGACCCCGACGAACTCCTCGAACGCGTCGGCCTGTCCGACGCGGCCCACCGCCGCGCCGGCGGCTACTCGAAGGGGATGCGTCAGCGGATGGCGCTGGCGGTGGCGCTGGTCGGCGACCCCGACCTGCTCGTCTTCGACGAACCCTCGACCGGCCTCGACCCCAACGGGGCCAGGACCCTCCGGGAGGTCGTCCAGTCGGAGGCCGACCGCGGCGCGACCGTCTTCTTCTCCAGCCACATCCTCGAACAGGTCGACGCGGTCGCCGACCGCATCGGCATTTTGCTCGACGGGTCGCTGGCGGCGGTCGGCGGCGTCGAGGAACTCCGCCGGGAACTCGGCGCGGGCACGACGCTCTCGGTGTGGGTGTCGGCGGTCTCGGACCCACTGCTGGCGGACCTGCGCGAACTGGACGGCGTCCGCGAGGTCACGCCGCGTCACGGCCAGATCGAAATCGCCTGCGACGGCGACGGCGAGACGAAGCTCCGGGCGCTGAACGCGGTGGCCGAGGCGGGCGTGTTCGATAACTTCGAGGTCCGCGACGCCTCGCTGTCGGACGTCTTCTCGAAGTACACGGAGGGTCGGGCGTGA
- a CDS encoding sodium:solute symporter family transporter — protein MTTGAASAVVLQAGLLPEGLNVSFKLLPAILVSAMLLLFLVIGFVFKVADTEGMWVAGRSIGNVENGLAIGANWMSAASYLGMAALIALSGFYGLAFVVGWSTGYFILLIFLAAQMRRFGKYTAPDFVGDRYDSDSARAIAAITTFLIGFVYAIGQARGMGLVGLYIFGDIGIPGMSGYQSMVILMMTITVGYLTLSGMLGATKNMAVQYVILIVAFLAGLYAVGLSQGYSTILPQIEYGTMISTLGSEFSEPFVGGSYYLWIATAFSLVVGTCGLPHVLVRFYTVESERTARWSTVWGLFFICLLYLSAPAFAAFGTDLYAKNIGPVYGDPGMTSAAGDVIVVLATQLAGMPQWFVGFVAAGGIAAAIATTAGLFIAGSSAISHDIYANIINEDATQRQQVLVGRGSIVALGVITTLAALNPAAPIAALVSYAFSLAGAVLFPMFFLGLWWENTNRQGALAGMTTGLVIWLIPMINEVLPTYIGNGEPYSAALAQWLPAIGSALVAVPVVFAVTIGVSLVTDEPDERIKRIVRQCHSPEPMAQQQAAEDVVATDGTAVSTDGGEPQADD, from the coding sequence ATGACGACCGGCGCGGCGAGCGCGGTCGTACTCCAGGCCGGCCTCCTGCCGGAGGGGCTGAACGTCTCGTTCAAGCTCCTGCCGGCCATCCTCGTCTCGGCGATGCTGCTGCTGTTCCTCGTCATCGGCTTCGTGTTCAAGGTCGCCGACACCGAGGGCATGTGGGTCGCCGGCCGCTCCATCGGGAACGTCGAGAACGGCCTGGCCATCGGGGCCAACTGGATGTCCGCGGCCTCCTACCTCGGGATGGCGGCGCTCATCGCGCTCTCGGGGTTCTACGGCCTAGCGTTCGTCGTCGGCTGGTCGACGGGCTACTTCATCCTGCTCATCTTCCTGGCCGCCCAGATGCGGCGGTTCGGCAAGTACACCGCGCCCGACTTCGTCGGCGACCGGTACGACTCCGACAGCGCCCGGGCCATCGCGGCCATCACGACGTTCCTCATCGGGTTCGTCTACGCCATCGGCCAGGCCCGCGGCATGGGGCTGGTCGGCCTGTACATCTTCGGCGACATCGGCATCCCCGGGATGAGCGGCTATCAGTCGATGGTCATCCTGATGATGACGATAACGGTGGGCTATCTCACCCTCTCCGGGATGCTGGGCGCGACCAAGAACATGGCCGTCCAGTACGTCATCCTCATCGTCGCGTTCCTCGCCGGCCTCTACGCGGTCGGCCTCTCGCAGGGGTACTCGACGATACTCCCGCAGATCGAGTACGGCACGATGATCAGCACGCTCGGGTCGGAGTTCAGCGAACCGTTCGTCGGCGGTAGCTACTACCTCTGGATCGCGACGGCGTTCTCGCTGGTCGTCGGGACCTGCGGACTCCCCCACGTGCTGGTGCGGTTCTACACGGTCGAGAGCGAGCGGACCGCCCGCTGGTCGACCGTCTGGGGCCTGTTCTTCATCTGCCTGCTGTACCTCTCCGCGCCCGCGTTCGCGGCGTTCGGCACCGACCTCTACGCGAAGAACATCGGGCCGGTGTACGGCGACCCCGGCATGACGAGCGCGGCGGGCGACGTCATCGTCGTGCTCGCGACCCAACTGGCGGGGATGCCCCAGTGGTTCGTTGGCTTCGTCGCCGCGGGCGGCATCGCCGCGGCCATCGCGACCACCGCCGGCCTGTTCATCGCCGGGTCGTCGGCCATCTCCCACGACATCTACGCCAACATCATCAACGAGGACGCGACCCAGCGCCAGCAGGTGCTGGTCGGCCGCGGGAGCATCGTCGCGCTCGGGGTCATCACCACCCTCGCGGCGCTCAACCCGGCGGCGCCCATCGCCGCGCTGGTCTCCTACGCGTTCTCGCTGGCCGGTGCGGTGCTGTTCCCGATGTTCTTCCTCGGCCTCTGGTGGGAGAACACCAACCGCCAGGGCGCGCTGGCCGGCATGACGACCGGACTGGTCATCTGGCTCATTCCGATGATAAACGAGGTCCTGCCGACGTACATCGGCAACGGCGAGCCCTACTCGGCGGCGCTCGCCCAGTGGCTGCCCGCCATCGGGTCGGCGCTGGTCGCGGTTCCGGTCGTGTTCGCGGTCACCATCGGCGTCTCGCTGGTCACCGACGAACCCGACGAGCGCATCAAGCGCATCGTCCGGCAGTGTCACAGCCCCGAACCGATGGCCCAGCAGCAGGCCGCCGAGGACGTCGTCGCCACCGACGGCACGGCGGTCAGCACCGACGGCGGCGAACCGCAGGCCGACGACTGA
- a CDS encoding DUF4212 domain-containing protein, with protein MTDNDSHEPTDNARIETDGAGVATARDHRDADYLEEEVNLLNPSTPFMRDHLRLIWTSFAVWAVIVFGPVTLTALAPAVMTSEMPVIGFPLHYFLVGIGAPAGALLLSVWYARKRDRLDEKYGIDHAAGTTAGAGGGEDAAATDGGVRE; from the coding sequence ATGACAGATAACGACTCGCACGAACCGACCGACAACGCTCGAATCGAGACGGACGGCGCGGGGGTCGCGACGGCGCGCGACCACCGCGACGCCGACTACCTCGAAGAGGAGGTCAACCTGCTCAACCCGAGCACGCCGTTCATGCGCGACCACCTCCGACTCATCTGGACTAGCTTCGCGGTCTGGGCGGTCATCGTCTTCGGACCGGTGACGCTGACGGCGCTCGCGCCGGCGGTCATGACGTCCGAGATGCCGGTCATCGGCTTCCCGCTGCACTACTTCCTGGTCGGCATCGGCGCGCCGGCCGGCGCGTTGCTCCTGTCGGTGTGGTACGCCCGCAAGCGCGACCGCCTCGACGAGAAGTACGGCATCGACCACGCCGCCGGGACGACCGCCGGCGCGGGCGGCGGCGAGGACGCCGCCGCGACCGACGGAGGTGTGCGCGAATGA